The Diadema setosum chromosome 8, eeDiaSeto1, whole genome shotgun sequence genome includes the window AATCATGTCTTTTCCAGAAATGCTGGAATATATTCACATGTTAGAAGATGACACAGGGCCTAACGAAGAATGTTCTTTGCTTGAGGAAGGCTTGCTTCCATTCTACGGGACAAGTTCTGATAAAGCGACAAAGTCCGTCGGTCCAACAAGGTCGTCGATAAATGACCGTTCCTTCGACGACGACGTTCCAAGAAAATGGCCTCCAGCCATCCGCGTCGTACTTTGTGCCCTCGGACTTTGGTTTTCCGGCCAACCATCCACGACACCGTCAACGACCACCTTGTCGAGAAAACATCTCGATGTGTCAACCGAGAACGACACGGTGACGAATAATGGGGTGACAAGGTCGTCGTTCTTGAAGTCTGATGACCAGTACGGATCAGTCACAAACAGCGCTGCgccactaagaagcaaagctgGTAAGATCCGATGAATATTTGAATAAAGGAAACACCAATCTCGGAGGCCCATGTTGAATGAGGTTGGGGAGTATGTTTTAAACAAATCACAGTTTATTAAGGCACCCATTTCAGTGTATAATAAAATGAATTCTATAATGAGTGGTTCAGCAAAACGAAATACAGAGAACAAGTGCATAAATATCTATTCACTCTTCTATTAATCCCATCGCTTGTTGCTGACAGAAAATTACTAAGTGAGCCTGAATGTGCTTTGCTTATAGGTTGTCTTATTTCTCAAAATATGACCGTTATTTCAGTGACACAATGAATGGTAATACTTGTAAAGCACCCGCGTTTGAACATATCCAGATTTGAGATGGTTTTGATTAGGACTAAAATTGTGTAAGTCTCAAGAAAAGAGAGTGTTTGTTCTTAGAATGATTATATAACAAGAAGTAAAATTGAAGGCAATAAGGCCGAGCGATAGGCATTAATCGCAAAATAAGATTCTTCACATGAAGACTTATTTGCtacccccccccgaaaaaatatgaattatgatgaCATCTATCAGAAATGATGGGTATGGAATTACTCTACAAAAGTGGACATTTCCGCGGagtgaaattttcgcgcatttcgcgcaaccagaaactagcgcgaaaataaaagcacgtgaatatttttgcttgcaatatgtTCCTgtggttgatgtcttgattccgcggaattaaaacaCGCAACACTCATCTTACCCGGCGGAGCTCGAAAATTTACTCGcgcgaaaatattcacttttacagcGACTGTCTATATCATTCTGAAGAAGCCATTGATGCCACGCGGACTCGTATTGTTTGTAATTTTGAGTTTTCGTGACCATTAATGGGTGAGCGGGATGTTAATATATGGAAAGGCCGGCTCATTTTACCCTTTATCGAGATGTGATGTATCCGATAAGTGGTATTTAGCCGAGATTGCCTAAGGAGGGATCCCTCCAGAGAGTCCTCTGGGCGGATGAAGGATGCGGCGAGCAGGAATAGAAACACCTTATATGAGTCCGCCACATGGGAGCCATATATGGATCGATGCACTGGTATGGTCCCTTTGTAGTTTGTTGAGTACCCCGGATATCAGACAAAATGGTGGAAAGTGAAAGGAGTTATCCGAAGCTCCTTTTTCAATCCCCCTTTTCCCATTTGGGTTTTTACATCATTCATGCATGATCATGACATGTGTGCTACAAAGATCCAGGCACATTTAAAGcttttattcaaaatgaatgaaatcttgcgtcgagttgttgtttttttcttccattgcaactgattgagatatatatatatatatatatatatatatatatatatatatatatattatgtatgtataaatatatatgatatatatgtttatatatatatacatatatatatatatatatatatatatatatatatatatatatatattcagtgcGAGAAGAAGAGCATTCGTGGACGTAGCTAGATATCAACGTTTATTGCCGAGCTTTCGGTCTCGTTAGGAACTTCATCAGGGCtgtaatgatacaaaaatgactcacTCGTATGGCTACACTTGTAACAATATAAATCTAACTAGCGAGAGTCTATTAATGACTATGTCATCAATAAATCCGTAATTATATAAcagaatacaataataataatatacataattaacttcatattattgaatacatttcatatcaaacttgTGTTATTAATTGAAAATAAGGTGTATAACAAAAACGAATGCTCTTCTTCTCGCActgaatataaataatgaaggagctacactggtgCTGTAGAATATAATGGTCGAGACCCCTTCtcgcactctctctctctctctctctctctctctctatatatatatatatatatatgtttgtatacacatgtgcatatatatagatatatgtatgtatataatgtacatatcatataattataatatgcatgtatgcatattaATATTGTTCATAGcttgattattgttattcataCCATATTAACATTTATCTTGTAGTTGATAAAGAAAATCATTGGCAATTAAACAAAACAGTCAATCGTATCTTATGCATCATACGTGTAAAGAAAGGGTGatgttccttattccgaaggttcgttattctcaAATACACAAATTTCTTATACATCTAGATGTTTGTTaaggtaaaaatgaaaaagggttcgttaatccgaacattttgtggcgttattcataaggttcgtttatcctaaaatgaaataaggctcattattccgaagatttgtcgAACCGAAAATGTAAAGAAGCGTGAATAACAGTCCATTTGCACAAGTGTCCTGTATATCTGTAGTTCATTATGCTCCAAAACATCACCAGAACAACCTATCAATCAGAACAGtaaatataatgatgataataactgTTGCAATTTGTATTGCGCCAGATCCATTGAATGATATGCTTACGGCGCACTCGAAGATGAAAGGATAAAGATAAGATAAAGAAATGGTAAagtttttcatgaaagaaattacTTTTCAACTCATTCTTACAGGAAATCAAAGCCtaataaatgtggattgagcaaaaacaacaatgttagtaggcctatagggcttgtcagtgaaagtttgaggaaatcggacattccgttcaaaagttatgaatttttgaactttCAGTGCCGTCATTGCTGGAAAAGGAGATAACTACAGTTCGTGATATTATTTtggacaataaaaagaaaaaatataggaAAAACtccatgaaatttcaattttcatgaaatcaccatcacattatttttatcgacttgttactgacatatagcATAGGCctggtagaagtagtagtagtagtagtagtagtagtagtagtagtgatagtagtagtagtagtagtatagtagtgatagtagtagtagtagtagtagaagtagtagttcCCACTGTTTCTGAAAGACACAGTTTataaagtgctctttcattattctagaaaaaagaaattgtgtttaattttctttatttctttatactgACTATTGTCATTAATGACGTCATGAGGTGTAGCACAGTCTCTTTATTCAGCAATGACTGCACTAAAACTTCAATTATTTGTAACTTTTGTGTCCGagtgtccgattttcctcaaactttcactgatgtgttgtactaatattactgctttcactcaatccatattgattctttctttttaaatgaccCTGTCgatgtcacatttcttgtaATGTGGTAACAACATTGCGAGAAACGCAGTGTCATACTAATACTGTTGTATACTGAAAAACTCCtccttttcaatatttttttctctgtttctctcttctttcatcCAGGTCTATGGTCTGATATTTTGGCATTCGCTTATCTATTTCTGACGTGTGGACTGTTGGGATATGACATGTTCTCGTACTTTCAAGCATTCTGGGGATTAAAGAGTGACCTGCTGCATCTTGTGTCCTACTTAACATTTCTGTTCCAGGTTACGGCCATTCCAGTTTGGTGCCTCTATGCTCGCATCCGATACCGCAAGGTTAATCATGGAACCACACGGTGCTACCCGATGAACCAGGCTTATGTTGCGCGCCGCGTACTCATGCTCAGCAAGTGTCGATCGGGCAAGAAAGCTCTCTCATGCCTTCGCCTTGCCTTGTTTATGTTTTGG containing:
- the LOC140232061 gene encoding uncharacterized protein, translating into MSFPEMLEYIHMLEDDTGPNEECSLLEEGLLPFYGTSSDKATKSVGPTRSSINDRSFDDDVPRKWPPAIRVVLCALGLWFSGQPSTTPSTTTLSRKHLDVSTENDTVTNNGVTRSSFLKSDDQYGSVTNSAAPLRSKAGLWSDILAFAYLFLTCGLLGYDMFSYFQAFWGLKSDLLHLVSYLTFLFQVTAIPVWCLYARIRYRKVNHGTTRCYPMNQAYVARRVLMLSKCRSGKKALSCLRLALFMFWPLFNATLRLIYDYVYQKCVFPVYQKELGHWAAVLGYLFYGSFCYLIYLERVSFEAEILYLTRFAKTQAPEQNVRNVRAKIRQFYEHYDLLREQIDAWMAFTMVVATWGLTAHVTWNYLIYTYLDNNKPHSKALIENIRFLNILVSCQKIMFFVLPWVALGGLNLEHVWRNLKVTIVKYRDSRFESFWMIVHRYVVDINAGWHREIMPTLIFSAIGFYLGLKLGKGDQHTNFWDGPIPQCANMTT